In the Commensalibacter nepenthis genome, ACAGCACTTTATTATTGATAACAAAAATAAAGCAAAAAATACTTATCAACAAACAAGCTAGAAGCCATAATATACGTTTTAAGGTGGTACTCACCTTTAAGCTCCTAATTCTTAATAACAGGCAGCCATTGATGTAGCAGCTGCTCTAAGTGAGAGTTTAATCCTATCCATAGGAATGTTACGATAATAATTGAAACAATAATCCATAAATAAAAAGATCGTAAATATTTGAAAACAGGAGATTTATAACGGGTGTTGATTAGTATCGGCTGTGCCTGAGAATCAAAAACACCCACTTTATTCGTTAATGTTTTTGTTAAATTTGTTAAATCCTGTTTTGGTAAATGTTTATAACGGCCTTGGTAACCCAAAGCTAAAACTCGTTGAAAACAGGTTAAAACTATTAAATTAGGTGCGGGCTGGTTCAATACAGCTTTAATACGTTCAAAAAGGATTTCTCCTGCATTCATTGTATTAAAAAATTTTACCTGTAGTGGCGTTTGAACCCAAGCATTATAACCACTATCCATTTCTGTTCTGTCTAAAACAGCTTCGTCTAACAACGCACATTGCGCATAGGTAATATGCTCAATATTTTCTTCACTTTGCTTTTGTTCTTGCAGCTTTTTTTTAACAGTATCCACCATCGCGATAGCTTTTTCATACAACTTATCGCCATCTTCAATTTTTATACCATTTTTTAAAGAAGCAACCAATAACCACGTATCTAGCATTAAACTATCAAGAGCAATATCATTTTTCATGATCGTAACACCGCAAATAACTCAAGTTTTACATCAGGAATAGTGCCAGGAACATAAAAAATACAAAGCCCAGCATCTAACATTGCCCGAGCAGCACTATTATCTAAATCAATTGAAAAATATTGATTTTCTAAACGCAAAGGAATAGCAGCAGGAACATGCCTTAACGCAGTAATCGGCACACCATTTACTGCAACATTCACAATATTATTAACATCATCTGGAGCACCAACTTTACAAACCAAAGGAAATTGTGTTTGTAAAATGCTAGGTGCAAGAGATGATCTAACAGAAAGGTAAAAATCAACATTTTCTCTTAAACGAGGATCATGAAGATTTCCCTTCCAGAAATTATTATTTGTTTTTTCAAGGTCAATAACAATAACTCTTGAAGGCAAGCTTGCCTCTAGTAAATCGCTAATTAAACGCATTAAAGGTGGAAAAACCTCATGTAATTTATCATGCTGATATCGAGGAATAGAGTTAATATCATGTTCAAGAGAAAACGTCAGAAGTGATCCCGCAAGCCTAGTTAACTCACGATAAATAATCTCTGGATGAATGTTTGGAAAAGACCCAAAGAAACTTAAAATAGGCTCATAGCTATTTAAGGCATTTAATAACCAAAATAAAGAAACATCCGCAACGGCAAAATCTGCCATACGCTGATTATTTTCCCTACGCATTCCCATTAAACGTGCCCTTTTAGCACGCAATTGAATTGTTAAGATTTCCAGTTGTTCTATTAGTGTAGGCTGTGCTGAAAAAGATAATAACGGAGGAATAAATCGCTCATCAAGTATCCAAGACTGACCATCACGAACCAAGCGCGCTACAGGATAAGTAAGATACTCATCATTTGTATCGATATTAAACCTAAAGGTTAATGAGTATCGTTCAACAGCTACAGACTCTTGCTCGCTTCCAAAAATATCTTGAACAGATACCCATTCTTGTTGATAGCGCACAGGACGTTGAATGACTTCATCTTCTTTACTATAATTACCACCATTAGCATGCTCAAGTGGAAGTGCTAGTAAAACATCAACTTGTTGCAAATCAATCGGTAATACTTTATCCAAATCGCAAGCAGGAGGAAGACTATCCGCACGATCTGTATCGATAAAGCACCCATCCTGCATTCGCGCGCGCAGATGTTGAACCTTTAAACGATTTACTCGCAAAGCGTCTTTATCAAATTCTATTTGATGAACACCCCAAGGATGAACACAACCAATATGCGCAATGCAATTATTGGTTAATGCTTCCCATCGAGCTTGTTGTTGGAATTGTTGAGGAGACAAAAAAGCCCCCTCAACCCATAACGGTCTTGAAATTTTCATAAAAGATTAAACGTTTATTGTTTTGCTTTTGGCATTTGAGATACTAAAGAAAGATTAATATTCATGCCTTCCACTTGGAAATGAGGAACAGCATATAACTTAACCTTAAAGAACCCTGGATTATCTTCTATATCCTCTACAATCACTTTGGCTTCACGCAAAGGATGAGATGCTTGTAGATCATCCGTAGGATCAGTCATCTCAGTAACCAAGGTATTTATCCATCTGTTCAACTCTAACTCTAACAAACGTCTGTCTTTGGTCATCCCAATATTTTCACGTTGTAATATTTTTAAATAATGGGCAATACGGGAGAGCAAGAATATATAAGGGAGACGAGAGTTAATGCGACTATTTGCTGTTGCTTCTTTTGTATCATATAAAGCTGGCTTTTGAGTTGAATTCGCTGAGAAGAAACAAGCATAGTCACGGTTCTTATAATAAGAAAGCGGAATAAATCCAAGATTGGCAAATTCAAACTCTCTTGTTTCAGGAATCATAACTTCTGAAGGGATTTTAACCTGACTTCCTGTACCAAGATCATATAGATGAATAGGAAGATCTGTTACAGCACCACCAGCTTGTGGACCACGAATTTGTACGCACCAACCATTTCTTACAAAACTTTTCATCATATTTGCTGCAAAAGCATAAGAAGCATTTGTCCACAAATAACGATTATGATCCGGTCCCTTTACCTCTTCAACATAGTTAAAACTACGAACAGGAACTGTATCTGGACCATAAGGTAGGCGTGCTAGTACTCTTGGCATCGTTAAGCCAATATAACGAGAATCATCCGTATTTCTAAAAGCTTTCCATTTAATATATTCAGCACGATCAAAATAATTGCCAATATCTTTAATGGCAGCAACTTCTTCCATTGTTTCTTTGCCAAAAAAAGCTGGTCCTGTAGAAGCAATAAAAGGCATATGAGAGGCTGCGGCCACTTTAGAGATATTTTTTAATAAAGCAATACTTTGTGGAGAACGATCGAATTCATAGTTTGCAATAGTTGCTGCAATGGGTTCTCCACCTGGGGTATCATATTCTTGGATATAAGTATGATAATAAAATCCACTTTGAATAATTTCTGGAGCATCTTCAAAATCTCTACGCAGATCTTCCATAGAAACATCTAGTAGCTCAAGTTTAACATTTTGACGAAAATCTGTTTGATCAACCAAAGATTTTAAACCGCGCCATGTCG is a window encoding:
- the tssL gene encoding type VI secretion system protein TssL, short form, with amino-acid sequence MKNDIALDSLMLDTWLLVASLKNGIKIEDGDKLYEKAIAMVDTVKKKLQEQKQSEENIEHITYAQCALLDEAVLDRTEMDSGYNAWVQTPLQVKFFNTMNAGEILFERIKAVLNQPAPNLIVLTCFQRVLALGYQGRYKHLPKQDLTNLTKTLTNKVGVFDSQAQPILINTRYKSPVFKYLRSFYLWIIVSIIIVTFLWIGLNSHLEQLLHQWLPVIKN
- the tssK gene encoding type VI secretion system baseplate subunit TssK, yielding MKISRPLWVEGAFLSPQQFQQQARWEALTNNCIAHIGCVHPWGVHQIEFDKDALRVNRLKVQHLRARMQDGCFIDTDRADSLPPACDLDKVLPIDLQQVDVLLALPLEHANGGNYSKEDEVIQRPVRYQQEWVSVQDIFGSEQESVAVERYSLTFRFNIDTNDEYLTYPVARLVRDGQSWILDERFIPPLLSFSAQPTLIEQLEILTIQLRAKRARLMGMRRENNQRMADFAVADVSLFWLLNALNSYEPILSFFGSFPNIHPEIIYRELTRLAGSLLTFSLEHDINSIPRYQHDKLHEVFPPLMRLISDLLEASLPSRVIVIDLEKTNNNFWKGNLHDPRLRENVDFYLSVRSSLAPSILQTQFPLVCKVGAPDDVNNIVNVAVNGVPITALRHVPAAIPLRLENQYFSIDLDNSAARAMLDAGLCIFYVPGTIPDVKLELFAVLRS
- the tssC gene encoding type VI secretion system contractile sheath large subunit — encoded protein: MSEIASKKTQGTSVTKVEDGITASSVYETLFEKINLKPVDHLKEIDAFENTDVLADVSADERVTAAVSVFMKLLKQSSEKVDRLDKTLLDHHISAIDQQLSKQLDAIMHHEEFQKVESTWRGLKSLVDQTDFRQNVKLELLDVSMEDLRRDFEDAPEIIQSGFYYHTYIQEYDTPGGEPIAATIANYEFDRSPQSIALLKNISKVAAASHMPFIASTGPAFFGKETMEEVAAIKDIGNYFDRAEYIKWKAFRNTDDSRYIGLTMPRVLARLPYGPDTVPVRSFNYVEEVKGPDHNRYLWTNASYAFAANMMKSFVRNGWCVQIRGPQAGGAVTDLPIHLYDLGTGSQVKIPSEVMIPETREFEFANLGFIPLSYYKNRDYACFFSANSTQKPALYDTKEATANSRINSRLPYIFLLSRIAHYLKILQRENIGMTKDRRLLELELNRWINTLVTEMTDPTDDLQASHPLREAKVIVEDIEDNPGFFKVKLYAVPHFQVEGMNINLSLVSQMPKAKQ